GTCATTGTACGTGGGCTTCCGTCTTCTGCATCATGGCAGGATTTAAAGGTGTTTTTTCTGACTGTTGTGATACTGACAAGCTATGTCAAGCTTCTTATGAGTTCAAGTTTCCATCTTAACCTCTGACTCAATTTCAGGATCACATGCGAAAAGCTGGCGATGTTTGCTTTGCAGAAGTTTCACGTGACAGTGAAGGTATTTCCTGAACTATCTGCTGCGGTTGTCAACCATCTATGCTAAGAGAAGGATGGAGTAATATGTTGCTTAtgttatttttttcttcttctcagAATTGCTAAATAAAACCTTGTTTAATGCCTTTAGAAGTGAATGGCATAGAATGTTACATCTATGATATCCTTGTTTCTGAGTCCAGTCATCAAGGTATTTATATGAAATGCTACTTAGCATATTATGTTAAGCAGATGACCTGCAACAGATTAATCCTAACAGCAGATCTACTGATGTAGTTTTACTGTGTACCACTGTGATGATATGATACCCTTTATATTAAAAGTGCCGAAGATGAACGTTGAAGATGTTACTGTAAAATGACTTAGtgttaaaaaaattgatatttctgTGCGTAGAGCTGAATCTACAAGCGAGTGTTTGCAATTCTGCGTCCAAACATAAACCATCTGAGCTTTTCTTTTTTGAGTTGCTAAAGTCTAATTGATTTCAACTGCTCACAGTCAACTAATCTGGGAAATTTCTGATGCCATTGGTTATCGTTatggaggaacattgatgatTCTGGATTTTCGACTCAGTAATTACGTGTGTGCTTGTATTGACGTGTTACTTGTTTGAAGCTTTTAATCTATGCTTCCTTTCTCCTTgaatgttttatgtattttcaCAGGAACTTTCGGCTTGGTTGACTATACCAACTCTGAAGACATGAAATATGCTGTAAGTGTTTTAAAGTGTAGTGGATCTATTTGGATTTTGGGtctattttcttcttcttcgtaTACTGCTTTCACATGCATagttttaattttgttaatgaTGGCATTTTTTAGATCCGGAAACTGGATGACACTGAATTCAAAAACCCTTGGTCAAAATCTTATATTCGGGTGAGTGACTTTCTCTTGGATGAATTTTCTGTTCTGAGGACAAGTATTGATCCCTTGTTTACTTATCATTTTCTGCACCTTGCTGTTTTCTGTATTTATTCAACCATATACTCTAGTTTTCATGTTGATGACATTCAACCACTGGTGCTCCATTATTAGTGACCATCTTTCCTGTATTCCCTCTCAAACAATGGCTTATGTTCGAATAGTACTCAGGATTAAGTGACACTTTGGTTTCCTTAGCCTATAGAGACTGGTGATAAATTTCCAAACAACAGGTTGtgttccataataaataatagggTTGTAAGTTTCTTTCCTTGGCTTTTTTTGACATGGTTGTGTCATTGCAGGTGAAGAAGCATGACAGAAGCCCAATTAGGGGTCGCAGCAGGAGCAGGAGCAGGAGTAGGAGTAGGAGCAGGAGCAAGAGCAGAAGCAGGAGTAGAAGCCCGAAAAGGAATAGAAGGTattcattttccaaaaaaaaattcaatttttcttcttgGTTTTTGTTGTTTATAGTCCTTAGCTCTGTTAATAAGTGACTAAATTGTAAAAGAAAGTGGTATAAAATTGAGAATATATGGCAAAATCACATACCATCTAGATCGGATAATGgggttgtttaatttttttgaattCGGCTGCAGCAAATCACTGGAAAGGTCGGTGTCAAGATCACCATCCAGGTCAAGGTCTGCATCTCCTGTGAAATCTACAAGGTACTGCAGTTGATTATGCAGGGATTTGACTCCTTGCTTCCTATATACTGTAAAACCTTTTTTCTCAGTTTTTCACCAACATGCAGGCCAAAGTCTAGATCCAAGTCGAAGTCCCCCTCTAAACCACGGTCAAAGTCCCCCTCTAAGCCACAGTCAAGGTCAAGGTCAAGGTCAAGGTCCAGGTCAAGGTCCAGATCACCGCTGTAGTACTAGACTACTAGGTATGACTTTGGTTTAGAACCTCATAGATCTGTTCAACAAAATGTGAAATGGTTCATGTTCATTAATATGCGAGTTTATTATGACCTGTGGTTCAATTACCATGATTTGACGggcttctgttttttttttctcttcttaCAGTCTATGTGGCACTTGGGTAAGAGCAATTTCTCAGCCTTGTGAGCAGCAGCAATTCAATTAGTACGCCTTCAATGAACTTTCCTCTAACGGCTAATTGAATTCTGTAAAACAATGTGAGGCAGACATCGTGGATTCTTTAAATTAGAGCTTTAGTTTGAAGATTTATATCCAGAGTCTATTTTTAAGTATATTGTTGCTTAGTGTATTTTGCTTCTAGTTTTTAATCTGCTTTCTCGGTTTGAAACAATTTTTTGTCTTGTTTTGAGACTACTAGTTAAAATTTTGAACGATTCTATTTCCCTGTGAGAAATGTTCTATTATGACCGAATGCTGGTGGCATGTAAACAGCAAACTCATTTctctttttgaatttttataAAACTAAATTGCATCAAGCATAGAACGATCGACGGAGGTATGGttcttttaaaaatcatttccCTTTTTTAGCATCGGAATGAAACTCGATTACCAAACTACCTTCCATGTAGGTTCGGATACACctcaatttattttaattttttttttcagagtAAAAGACAGCGATTTTATCCACTAAAACTGCTATCTCAAATAGGGGTTATGCCTAGTAAAACTACTACCATATAAGAAAGCACTACCTCATGATGTGTTTTCTATAGTATCACTATCTTAGCTAGCAATTTTacctttttcaaaaaaaatataccgCTATTCAGGTAGCGGTTTTGCTCTTCGATAAACTTATCCGATCCTACGTGGACGGTAGTTTAGTAATTAAGTTTCATTCCGATGTTAAATggaaaataagttttagaaGAACTATAGTTCCTCAAATTGTTCACAAGCATAGCGGTACTATTGTTACTATCACAAACTTGTCTAGTAAACAGaactgtaatttttttttttttaccgagCTTCCATGTCTGAAATGGAAGCATTGTTCAAGGAACCCTGCTCTAAATCGTAATTGGGATGGTCTGTCTGTAATAAACCCTTGCTCAAGAAAAATGCTGGTTTCTTTGGTTGAGGAAGTTGATAACCCTCATTTGTGATCATATTTACAACAGTTGACATGGTGGGTCTATCAGCTGGGTTCTCTTGCACGCATAAGAGACCGACATTGATGCACTTCATTGCTTCTTCTTCTTGTTCTTGGTGGTCTCTATTGCCAGAAATCGAGGTTTGGTCAATCAGCTCTGAACCTCTATTTTCTGTCCACAATTCCCAGGCCTAAAGAACACGAATCAGtaatagaaaaatataaaaggaaatgtaaagaacataaTAGGACAGAGAGTACTATGTAGATGACAGGTTGAGTTACACAGGGTTAGTCTGAAACTTACATAGCCAATAAGGTTGAGTGTGCGGTTTGAGCAGTAAGATCCATTGTTCTTCTTACTGGTGATTATCTCCAACACTAATATACCGAAACTAAAAACATCAGATTTGACTGAAACATATCCATCGTATGCATATTCTGGGGACATATAGCCGCTGCACCAAGAaagtgaaaaaaaaagagaaaaaaaagaaaaaaaacattcaTGTTCCCAGAAAAAAGAGTTGAGAATTCATTCATTATAAACATGCTTTGATGTATTCGTTTGTTTTACTCACATTGTCCCAACAACTCTGTTGGTATTTGCTCCTGATTCGTCATTCTGAAAGAGTCTGGCCATaccaaaatctgaaatttttggattcatatCCTGATCAAGCAATATGTTTCCTGTTTTTAAGTCTCTGTGAATTATCTTCAATCTTGAATATTTGTGAAGGTAGAGTAGTCCTTGAGCTACCCCCTCGATAATGTTGAAACGCTTCTTCCAATCAAGAAGCATTTTTCTGCCTGAATCTGTCACAGTACCAAGACACAATTTATAAATTACTGGAAATGAAATTGTTTCAGTAATTTCTGTTTTAAATGTGTCATACACTAACCAAATAGGAAATAATCCAAGCTTTTGTTTGGCATGTATTCATATACCAATATCTTCTCTCCTTGCTCTATGCAGCATCCAATTAGCTTAACAAGATTTGTGTGCTGTAATTTGGCAACAAGCTTTACCTCATTCATGAACTCTAATCTACCTTGCTTTGATGTTCTTGATAATCTCTTTATCGCTATCTCTTGATTATCCGCTAATATCCCCTGATTTGTTTACAGCGCAATTTCTTTATTTCTCAAACTTGAAAAGAGGAATATATAGAACTGGAGCATTAATATTCAGATTATTCAATTACCTTGTAAACTATACCATACCCTCCTTGTCCAAGCCTATTTGAAGTGAAGTTATCTGTTGCCTGAATCATACTTTTAAAGCTGAACACTTGTATTCCATGGTTGTTCTTGCCAATGGTGAGTTTCTTCTTCCTTTGTAATCTTTTAGAGTGTCCAGCTGCACTGCTACAACCTAGCTCAGCAAGTGACATATTCTCCTCTCTTTGCCTTTCCCCTGTATAGCATGGAAATCATCAATAAAAACTCACCAAATGGTTCCTTAAGTTTGTTAGAATATGCCTTGAATCAGTCATGCAGTCATgcccttactgcaacgccccaaCACGGGAATCTCGCTATTTGGACTAGGGTTATCTGTTTACAGTATATGTTAGTCTAGACTAGGGTTATCTGTTTCTATTTTCTGAGCTTTTCCGCCATAtgtctagagagtactatacATATATACTCTCTAAgtcataacctagttgtattctgtaatctgtactcctcaagatcaataaaactttcttCTCCTTTGcatgtggacgtagctaacccATTGTTAGTGCACCACGTTAAATCTATGTGTTTTTTTATTTACATTATTTATAATCTTTCTTGCTTCCGTTATAACAAAGTTTGTTGGGGTTGTTTGTAATGAAAACTCACCAGCTGTCTCGAGACTGCTCTGAAGGCGATCATATAGATATTCAAGATATTCTGTGATGCTTTGATGTACAATTACACCTAGCAGGTGAAAAAATCGTGCTAGTTTGAGCAGTTCTCTTTGTGTGTGATAGCATAACCATGCTAATACTATTAGCAGCAGAAAGCTAAATGTTGCTACTATAAGCCACACCCACCAGAATCCCCTCTCTTCTTCTGTAAGAAAACCAAACTCAGTTAAATGTTGTTTCCTTATTTGAACATTACATTTTCTCACTTTCCCATACTCTATATTCCGCTTTCCATGCAATATAAAATTTgtgtttttagtcaaatagTACTATAAGTTTGGGACAGAGGTAGTACAAAACTTTTATACTGAACTGTAAGTCTAATGCCGAAAGTTTAAAAAAGGATGAGAAAATTAATGTTGATGTACCTCTATTTATTTGTCTTTGCAGGTACAACATCCTGTGAGAAGTGTGCGCGTATCCATCTTCTTGTAAATGTGAAATATTACTCCAGAGCTCACACCCGGTTCCATTGGGGTAAATAGAGGCGTAAGCAACACATGAACAGTTACTCAAGCACTTATCTTCGCAGTCAGCCACACCCAAAATGTGGTTCCTTTTATCATACTTAAAACCTTCAGATAACACATAGCCTCGGCTACTGTCAAACCATCTGTTATTCCTGCATTCTGACAGCTTATGGTGGTTCACGCATCCAGGTTGGTAATTCTTGTGTCTGCACTCAACAACACTGGTCAAAGGAAACCCTGATCCGTCTGAGTATTGTGTGTATTGTGATCTACTTGAACAGGGATTGTCATAAATAAGTATTGCACCTTTCCAATCTAGTTGATACATTGGAAAGTCCACTACATCCCAGACGTTTTCCACAGACAGAGTGAAGTATGTATCTTCATCATTCGACACATAATCAAACTTAAAGAGGTCATCCTTAAGATTGGGGAACTTTCCCTTTTGCCAAATTCCGCTCCTCCATTTAATTTCCCCTCTCATCCACATGGTCAACTGTCTGCTACTATTGGGGTCTATACCAAGTGTAAAA
This genomic stretch from Spinacia oleracea cultivar Varoflay chromosome 3, BTI_SOV_V1, whole genome shotgun sequence harbors:
- the LOC110797406 gene encoding serine/arginine-rich splicing factor SR34A isoform X1 yields the protein MSNRFSRTIYVGNLPSDIKEREIEDLFYKYGRILEVELKVPPRPPCFCFVEFEGARDADEAIRGRDGYNFDGCRLRVELAHGGRGSGSSAGSERRGGGGGGGGGGGGAGGRYGASRHTEYRVIVRGLPSSASWQDLKDHMRKAGDVCFAEVSRDSEGTFGLVDYTNSEDMKYAIRKLDDTEFKNPWSKSYIRVKKHDRSPIRGRSRSRSRSRSRSRSKSRSRSRSPKRNRSKSLERSVSRSPSRSRSASPVKSTRPKSRSKSKSPSKPRSKSPSKPQSRSRSRSRSRSRSRSPL
- the LOC110797406 gene encoding serine/arginine-rich splicing factor SR34A isoform X2, whose amino-acid sequence is MSNRFSRTIYVGNLPSDIKEREIEDLFYKYGRILEVELKVPPRPPCFCFVEFEGARDADEAIRGRDGYNFDGCRLRVELAHGGRGSGSSAGSERRGGGGGGGGGGGGAGGRYGASRHTEYRVIVRGLPSSASWQDLKDHMRKAGDVCFAEVSRDSEGTFGLVDYTNSEDMKYAIRKLDDTEFKNPWSKSYIRVKKHDRSPIRGRSRSRSRSRSRSRSKSRSRSRSPKRNRSKSLERSVSRSPSRSRPKSRSKSKSPSKPRSKSPSKPQSRSRSRSRSRSRSRSPL
- the LOC110797392 gene encoding G-type lectin S-receptor-like serine/threonine-protein kinase CES101 isoform X2, with amino-acid sequence MALRKESIFWCFCFCYCIISSYSETDTLKQGNQLKDGDYLVSTGKVFTLGFFNPQEEKIIGYFNPESTKNRYIGIWYTYDKAKRPIWIANRNKPISRTSGVLTIDRNNGDFKILDKDLMQMLLKPNEEGGSRRVAAVLTDTGNFVVKEVNPDGSTGNKTLWQSFDYPTNTLLLGMKLGLNFKTGQKWSLTSSVSDKLPTMGPFTLGIDPNSSRQLTMWMRGEIKWRSGIWQKGKFPNLKDDLFKFDYVSNDEDTYFTLSVENVWDVVDFPMYQLDWKGAILIYDNPCSSRSQYTQYSDGSGFPLTSVVECRHKNYQPGCVNHHKLSECRNNRWFDSSRGYVLSEGFKYDKRNHILGVADCEDKCLSNCSCVAYASIYPNGTGCELWSNISHLQEDGYAHTSHRMLYLQRQINRGERQREENMSLAELGCSSAAGHSKRLQRKKKLTIGKNNHGIQVFSFKSMIQATDNFTSNRLGQGGYGIVYKGILADNQEIAIKRLSRTSKQGRLEFMNEVKLVAKLQHTNLVKLIGCCIEQGEKILVYEYMPNKSLDYFLFDSGRKMLLDWKKRFNIIEGVAQGLLYLHKYSRLKIIHRDLKTGNILLDQDMNPKISDFGMARLFQNDESGANTNRVVGTIGYMSPEYAYDGYVSVKSDVFSFGILVLEIITSKKNNGSYCSNRTLNLIGYAWELWTENRGSELIDQTSISGNRDHQEQEEEAMKCINVGLLCVQENPADRPTMSTVVNMITNEGYQLPQPKKPAFFLSKGLLQTDHPNYDLEQGSLNNASISDMEAR
- the LOC110797392 gene encoding G-type lectin S-receptor-like serine/threonine-protein kinase At1g67520 isoform X1, with product MALRKESIFWCFCFCYCIISSYSETDTLKQGNQLKDGDYLVSTGKVFTLGFFNPQEEKIIGYFNPESTKNRYIGIWYTYDKAKRPIWIANRNKPISRTSGVLTIDRNNGDFKILDKDLMQMLLKPNEEGGSRRVAAVLTDTGNFVVKEVNPDGSTGNKTLWQSFDYPTNTLLLGMKLGLNFKTGQKWSLTSSVSDKLPTMGPFTLGIDPNSSRQLTMWMRGEIKWRSGIWQKGKFPNLKDDLFKFDYVSNDEDTYFTLSVENVWDVVDFPMYQLDWKGAILIYDNPCSSRSQYTQYSDGSGFPLTSVVECRHKNYQPGCVNHHKLSECRNNRWFDSSRGYVLSEGFKYDKRNHILGVADCEDKCLSNCSCVAYASIYPNGTGCELWSNISHLQEDGYAHTSHRMLYLQRQINREEERGFWWVWLIVATFSFLLLIVLAWLCYHTQRELLKLARFFHLLGVIVHQSITEYLEYLYDRLQSSLETAGERQREENMSLAELGCSSAAGHSKRLQRKKKLTIGKNNHGIQVFSFKSMIQATDNFTSNRLGQGGYGIVYKGILADNQEIAIKRLSRTSKQGRLEFMNEVKLVAKLQHTNLVKLIGCCIEQGEKILVYEYMPNKSLDYFLFDSGRKMLLDWKKRFNIIEGVAQGLLYLHKYSRLKIIHRDLKTGNILLDQDMNPKISDFGMARLFQNDESGANTNRVVGTIGYMSPEYAYDGYVSVKSDVFSFGILVLEIITSKKNNGSYCSNRTLNLIGYAWELWTENRGSELIDQTSISGNRDHQEQEEEAMKCINVGLLCVQENPADRPTMSTVVNMITNEGYQLPQPKKPAFFLSKGLLQTDHPNYDLEQGSLNNASISDMEAR